GCCAGGGCCAATAAGATCACGCACTCTTTCTGGCTTAATTTTAATTTGTTCAATGCGAGGTGCGAGTTGGCTTAGGTTATTTGGTTTAGAAATAGCATGTAGCATATTGTCAAGAATAAGGTTACGACCCTCTTTGGCTTGAGCAAGAGCTTTTTCAAGTATTTCCATAGAAATACCAGAAATTTTGATATCCATTTGCATTGCGGTAATTCCATTTTTACCACCAGCAACTTTAAAGTCCATATCTCCTAGGTGATCTTCGTCGCCTAAAATATCAGAAAGAACAGCATATTCTTTGCCTTCAAGGATAAGTCCCATTGCAATTCCGGCAATAGGTTCTTTTAGTGGCACACCAGCGTCGAGCATTGCGAGCGTCCCAGAGCATACAGATGCCATGGAGCTTGATCCGTTACTTTCTGTAATTTCGGAGACCATTCTAATTGAGTATGGAAAACGATTTTTAGGCGGTAAAGTGGCTTTCAATGCGCGTTCAGCAAGATTGCCGTGGCCAACTTCTCTGCGGGCTGGGCTGCCTAAACGTTTGACTTCTCCTACAGAATAACCTGGCATGTTGTAATGTAACATAAAGGTTTTTTCTTCTAGGACATTCACAATAGATTCGCTTCTTTGCGCGTCTTCGTTGGTTCCTAATGTCACAACGCCAAGCGATTGTGTTTCGCCACGAGTAAATAGAGCAGAACCGTGAGTTCTTTTTAAAACACTAACTTGGCAATTGATGTTGCGAATATCTGTTGTTGAGCGTCCATCAACTCTTTTGTTATCTTTAATAATACTATTGCGCAGGGTTTTGTATTCTTGCATTTCAAACAAGTAGCTAAACGCTTTTGCTGCTGCAGCATCATTTTCTGGAACAAGATCTGCTTTTGCTTCTTGCTTAATGGTATCAATTGCTTTTTTTCGTTCGGCTTTGGCGCTGATGTTGTAAGCGTCCCGTAATGATTTCGCGTACTTTTTAGTTAACGTATTTTTAATTTCTGCGTTTTCTGGTAATTCTTTAATTTGGCGTTTTTCTTTGCCACAAATAGAACGAATTTCTTCTTGAAGGGCGCAAAGTTTTTTAATTTCTTTATGGCCTGTTTCGATAGCTTCAAGAATTTGCGCTTCTGTTAAAAAGTTTGCAGCAGCTTCAACCATAAGAATGGCATCTTTGGTGCCTGCAACGACCAAATCGAGTTGGCTTGAAGCAAGCTCTGCTTCTGAAGGATTAATAATAAATTTATCGTCTTTGTAGCCCACTCTGACGCCTGCAACAGGGCCTGCAAAAGGAATATCAGAGAGATGCAATGCGCAACTTGCTCCAAGGATGGCAAGTGGGGCTGGAGAAATTTTGGGATCAAAAGAAACAACTGTTGCAATAACTTGAGTTTCTACCAAATATGTCTCTGGAAAGAGAGGACGGATAGGTCTATCAATAAGTCGGCTTATCAAAATTTCGCGATCAGACGGTCTGGTTTCTCTTTTTATATAACCACCTGGAATACGGCCGGCTGAATAAAATTTTTCTATGTAGTCAACAGATAAAGGAAAAAAAGAAGCAGATTCTAAAGCTTCTTTTGCAGACGTGGCAGCGACAAGTA
This region of Spirobacillus cienkowskii genomic DNA includes:
- the pnp gene encoding polyribonucleotide nucleotidyltransferase, producing MFNTIEKSIRIGDEQITIETGRIARQAGGSVLVTCGGTQILVAATSAKEALESASFFPLSVDYIEKFYSAGRIPGGYIKRETRPSDREILISRLIDRPIRPLFPETYLVETQVIATVVSFDPKISPAPLAILGASCALHLSDIPFAGPVAGVRVGYKDDKFIINPSEAELASSQLDLVVAGTKDAILMVEAAANFLTEAQILEAIETGHKEIKKLCALQEEIRSICGKEKRQIKELPENAEIKNTLTKKYAKSLRDAYNISAKAERKKAIDTIKQEAKADLVPENDAAAAKAFSYLFEMQEYKTLRNSIIKDNKRVDGRSTTDIRNINCQVSVLKRTHGSALFTRGETQSLGVVTLGTNEDAQRSESIVNVLEEKTFMLHYNMPGYSVGEVKRLGSPARREVGHGNLAERALKATLPPKNRFPYSIRMVSEITESNGSSSMASVCSGTLAMLDAGVPLKEPIAGIAMGLILEGKEYAVLSDILGDEDHLGDMDFKVAGGKNGITAMQMDIKISGISMEILEKALAQAKEGRNLILDNMLHAISKPNNLSQLAPRIEQIKIKPERVRDLIGPGGKNIKKIVADTGCKLEVNDEGIVSIASTDGNSAAKAKRMVNYLTTDPEIGEIYLGIVKKTADFGAFVEIKPGVEGLVHISQLAATRIQKTEEVVKEGDEVMVKVIELDRTGRIKLSRKDAIGKTPSNEGTRPWVL